In Scylla paramamosain isolate STU-SP2022 chromosome 1, ASM3559412v1, whole genome shotgun sequence, one DNA window encodes the following:
- the LOC135111228 gene encoding proton-coupled folate transporter-like: protein MSIPPLIFILFMGAWSDKYGRKISLLVTMCGHMIYAAGYLVSHWQTTWPVELLYPITFFDALGGSNVGIISATTSYISDITNEKQRTSRMIVANSLWYLGGPVGTLVAAVMIKHVGYHLPLAMALVAYVAATVYIVIYVKESHGPFAGKNSHAQESAPPQKVTIVKMLADFFNWRRVAESFKTAFKRRDGNLRAILITVIIANSIRRLARGFFMYQFVRHVLHWDATDYGYWISYRNFLAAFGSLFLVPLCSKILNIKDTLLIIMGALSIVSEYACYGMVGGVAQTFLMWLGPAVSIISNAYIIAFRSMSTKLVTSQEKGRISAVMAALNGLMPMAGYAIYSPIYYYTVDTFPATQFFFGAILNLMVMIAFIGIEVSNAAVIHTNDDAEKGKKDDTSKSVPDEPKLNKLPVTLTPLSRSASLPSGRCASWIPKGSRQPPSRNEPTVWYSNALTDSELTASEVGGSYSTKTSK from the exons ATGTCCATCCCGCCActcatctttattctcttcatggGGGCCTGGAGTGACAAGTATGGCAGGAAG ATTTCTTTGCTGGTGACTATGTGTGGCCACATGATCTACGCCGCTGGGTACTTGGTGTCTCACTGGCAGACCACCTGGCCGGTCGAGTTGCTCTACCCAATAACATTCTTCGACGCTTTGGGCGGAAGTAATGTCGGCATTATTTCCGCCACCACTAGTTACATCAGTGATATAACAAACGAAAAACAACGAACGTCACGTATGATCGTGGCAAACTCCCTGTGGTACCTCGGGGGCCCCGTGGGAACCTTGGTGGCGGCTGTGATGATTAAGCACGTCGGCTACCACCTGCCCTTGGCCATGGCTCTGGTGGCTTACGTTGCAGCCACTGTGTACATCGTTATTTACGTCAAAGAAAGTCACGGTCCTTTCGCAGGGAAAAATTCGCACGCTCAGGAGTCAGCTCCGCCGCAGAAAGTGACAATTGTCAAGATGTTGGCGGACTTCTTTAACTGGAGAAGAGTGGCAGAGTCGTTCAAAACTGCCTTCAAGAGGCGTGACGGCAACTTACGTGCGATACTTATCACTGTTATCATTGCAAACAGCATACGTCGTTTGGCCAGAG GGTTCTTCATGTACCAGTTCGTGCGTCACGTGCTGCACTGGGACGCCACGGATTACGGCTACTGGATCTCCTATCGCAATTTTCTGGCTGCTTTTG gctctctcttcctcgtgcCTCTATGCTCAAAGATCCTTAACATCAAAGACACGCTACTCATCATCATGGGGGCGTTGTCCATCGTGTCGGAGTACGCGTGCTACGGCATGGTGGGCGGCGTGGCGCAGACCTTCCTTATGTGGCTGGGTCCCGCTGTCAGCATCATATCCAATGCTTACATTATCGCCTTCAGATCAATGTCCACCAAACTGGTCACCTCGCAGGAAAAAG GACGCATCAGTGCCGTCATGGCGGCGCTCAACGGACTCATGCCGATGGCCGGATACGCTATCTATTCTCCAATCTACTACTACACAGTGGACACTTTTCCAGCAACTCAGTTCTTCTTCGGCGCGATCCTCAACCTCATGGTCATGATTGCTTTCAT AGGAATTGAGGTATCGAATGCTGCAGTAATTCACACCAACGATGAtgcagagaaagggaaaaaggacgACACTTCCAAAAGCGTTCCTGATGAACCCAAGCTGAATAAATTGCCTGTCACCCTCACACCGCTCAGCAGGTCAGCCAGTCTGCCAAGCGGTAGATGCGCCTCCTGGATTCCTAAAGGGTCAAGGCAACCCCCATCCCGCAACGAGCCCACGGTCTGGTATAGCAACGCACTCACTGACTCCGAGCTTACAGCATCGGAGGTGGGCGGCAGCTACTCAACAAAAACTAGTAAGTGA